Below is a genomic region from Prolixibacteraceae bacterium.
GTTTAAAATTATAAACGAATCAGACTTATGGATTTTAGAAGTATTGTTTTCTTGTCAGTAGCTCGTAATTTGAACTTCACAAAAGCTGCAGAAGAGCTCCACATTAGCCAACCTGCTGTAACAAAGCATATAAAACTACTTGAAGAGTCACTCGAAACCACTCTCTTTGAGAGAAAAGGGAATCGTATTGTTTTAACTGATGAAGGCTATTTGGTGCAGAAGCACTACCTTGAGATGCATGAGATTGAAAATACTCTAATCTATGAGTTGCAACAACGCAACAATAAAACAAAAGGAGTTTTACGTATTGGTGGGAGCTCCACTATTGCACAATATGTATTACCTCCTATAATAGCCAAATTTCATCAACGTTTTCCAAATGTACGGATAAGCTTGGTTAGTAGTAACTCTTTTCATGTATTAGAAATGCTACATAACAATCTTATCGATATAGCATTTGTTGAGAATCATTCCACAAGATCCGATTTAAACTACAGGTATTGGATGGATGATGAGCTCGTTATTATTACGGGGATGAAAACAAAAGTTGGGAAAGAGGAACTCACATTGGAAAAGATAAAGAAATATCCACTTATCGTTAGAGAGATTGGCTCTGGAACACTTGAAGTTATAGAACATATATTCAAAGACCACCATCTTAACATGGATGACCTGAATATCAGAATGCACTTGGGAAGTACGGAAGCGATGAAACATTACCTCACCGAATTCGAAGGGATAGGAATTGTTTCAAATCAAGCCATTCAAAATGAATTAAAGTGGAATCACTTGAAGATTCTACCATGTGAAGAGATCAAATTTCATCGAGCCTTTCGGATATCTACTAAAAAAGGAGAGTCTCGAAGACTCATCGATAATTTTATCGAATTTACGCTAAACTATAACTTTTAGTTATAACCTATAATAATATAGTATTTGACTTACATTCATTTCTCGACTACTTTTGCATTAAATAATTAACGCGAATATTAGTAGTTATGAATGTAACCGCATTAAACCCAATAAGGAACTACGACTCTTTAAACAAGAAATTAGTCCTTGGAATTCCATTTCTTTTTCTCATCCCTCATTTCGAAGCAGCATTTGCTCTCATACTAGGGATAGTTGTCGGAAACATTCCTGCATTACGCAAGCATGTTCCTCATACAGTATCTGCATCCAGCCTACTGAAGTACTCCGTAATTTTAATGGGATTTGGAATGCACTTGGCACCTATGATCCAAGTATCAAAGGAGGGGTTTATCTTCACTGCTATCACCATCACCACTGCTCTTGTACTTGGAAAAGTGCTCGGGAAACTTTTTGGCATCGACAAACAACTTGGCTTCCTACTTTCTTGTGGTACAGCCATATGTGGTGGAAGTGCAATTGCAGCTGCAGCGTCAGCAACTAATGCAAAGACACAAAACATCTCGATTGCATTAGGAGTCGTTTTCTTATTAAACTCTATTGCTCTTCTTATATTTCCTTCTATTGGACATTTCTTTGAAATGAGTCAGACCCAATTTGGGTACTTTAGTGCATTGGCTATTCAAGACACAACTTCTGTTGTTGGTGCATGCAGCACTTATGGGGATGAAGCATTACAAATCGGCACAATGCTTAAATGTGCAAGAGCACTTTGGATTATACCTCTGACTATTGGTGTTGTTATGTTACACAAAGGTGATAATACATCGGAAGATGGGACAAAAAAGAAAAGAGCATGGCCAGTATTTATCCTCTTCTTTATCGGAGCAATTCTATTGGTTGAACTTTTCCCACAATGGAATAATACTTTTGACCATTTGTACTGGATAGGAAAGAAGATCATGTTGTACGCAATTTTCCTTACTGGACTAGGAATAAATAGAAGTTTAATCCAACATCAAGGAACCAAGCCATTATGGATCGGGGTCTTATTATGGATTGTTCTCATCGCAGTCTCACTGTACATCACTATTTATCATGTAAGTTAACATTTAAAATAAAGAGCCATGAACCACACAATTATTATCCTATGTTTAGTTATTGCAGGAGCGAGCCTCTTAAAAGGAATGACCAGCTTTGGTTTTTCATTGATGGCATTTCCAATACTACTGAATTTCTACTCTCCAATGGTATTAGTTCCAGCATTAACGCTTTGTAATGTATTAACGAGTGCGCAAATTATTTTCACGACAAAATCAGAA
It encodes:
- a CDS encoding putative sulfate exporter family transporter, with product MNVTALNPIRNYDSLNKKLVLGIPFLFLIPHFEAAFALILGIVVGNIPALRKHVPHTVSASSLLKYSVILMGFGMHLAPMIQVSKEGFIFTAITITTALVLGKVLGKLFGIDKQLGFLLSCGTAICGGSAIAAAASATNAKTQNISIALGVVFLLNSIALLIFPSIGHFFEMSQTQFGYFSALAIQDTTSVVGACSTYGDEALQIGTMLKCARALWIIPLTIGVVMLHKGDNTSEDGTKKKRAWPVFILFFIGAILLVELFPQWNNTFDHLYWIGKKIMLYAIFLTGLGINRSLIQHQGTKPLWIGVLLWIVLIAVSLYITIYHVS
- a CDS encoding LysR family transcriptional regulator, translated to MDFRSIVFLSVARNLNFTKAAEELHISQPAVTKHIKLLEESLETTLFERKGNRIVLTDEGYLVQKHYLEMHEIENTLIYELQQRNNKTKGVLRIGGSSTIAQYVLPPIIAKFHQRFPNVRISLVSSNSFHVLEMLHNNLIDIAFVENHSTRSDLNYRYWMDDELVIITGMKTKVGKEELTLEKIKKYPLIVREIGSGTLEVIEHIFKDHHLNMDDLNIRMHLGSTEAMKHYLTEFEGIGIVSNQAIQNELKWNHLKILPCEEIKFHRAFRISTKKGESRRLIDNFIEFTLNYNF